The following coding sequences are from one Lipingzhangella halophila window:
- a CDS encoding LPXTG cell wall anchor domain-containing protein gives MNYGSTSGPGATLAATGFTTGYYWLVITGLVLVVAGALLIRLTFRRGVGPVER, from the coding sequence GTGAACTATGGCTCCACGTCCGGACCGGGCGCCACTCTCGCAGCGACCGGATTCACGACCGGCTATTACTGGCTGGTGATCACCGGGCTGGTCCTCGTTGTTGCCGGCGCCCTGCTGATTCGGCTCACGTTCCGTCGCGGCGTCGGCCCGGTCGAGCGGTGA
- a CDS encoding GyrI-like domain-containing protein has protein sequence MTDKTDFKKSLDAYQATRGRFRIVEVPELRYLMIDGHGDPNTSPAFTEAIGTLYPVAYKLKFASKRDLGRDYVVMPLEGLWWAEDMDAFTAARDKSRWDWTLMIMVPDWIGQDMFTTALERVGTKNRPRRLNDIRLETLSEERCVQTLHIGSYDDEADVLARMHREFIPDNGLRMTGKHHEIYLSDSRKVAPEKQRTILRQPIVPAAGPGDGKAPDDTAAPGTCRTAQIPGG, from the coding sequence ATGACGGACAAGACTGACTTCAAGAAGAGCCTCGACGCCTACCAGGCGACACGAGGTCGGTTCCGGATCGTGGAGGTACCCGAGCTGCGGTACCTCATGATCGACGGCCACGGTGACCCGAACACCTCACCAGCGTTCACCGAAGCGATCGGAACGCTCTACCCGGTGGCCTATAAGCTGAAGTTCGCCAGCAAACGCGACCTCGGACGCGACTACGTCGTCATGCCTCTGGAGGGCCTGTGGTGGGCCGAGGACATGGACGCCTTCACGGCGGCGCGCGACAAGTCGCGGTGGGACTGGACACTGATGATCATGGTCCCGGACTGGATCGGCCAGGACATGTTCACCACCGCCCTCGAACGGGTCGGGACCAAGAACCGACCGAGGCGGCTGAACGACATCCGCCTGGAGACGCTGTCCGAGGAGCGTTGCGTGCAGACGCTGCACATCGGCTCCTACGACGACGAGGCGGACGTGCTCGCGCGGATGCACCGCGAGTTCATCCCGGACAACGGGCTGCGCATGACCGGCAAGCACCACGAGATCTACCTCAGCGACTCCCGCAAGGTCGCACCCGAGAAGCAGCGAACCATTCTCCGGCAGCCGATCGTTCCCGCGGCCGGCCCCGGAGACGGGAAGGCTCCGGATGACACTGCCGCGCCCGGTACGTGCCGCACCGCTCAAATTCCAGGTGGCTGA